A stretch of Kaistella flava (ex Peng et al. 2021) DNA encodes these proteins:
- a CDS encoding CoA transferase subunit B, producing the protein MLTKEQIAQRISKEVKDGYYVNLGIGIPTLVANFVSHDLSVEFQSENGVLGMGPFPFEGDEDPDLINAGKQTITTLPGASFFDSAFSFGMIRSKKVDLTILGAMEVSQNGDIANWKIPGKMVKGMGGAMDLVASAENIIVAMMHVNKAGESKILKKCTLPLTGVGCVKKVVTEMAVLEVTPNGFKLLERAPGVSVEDIIKSTEADLIIDGEIPEMQF; encoded by the coding sequence ATGCTTACAAAAGAACAAATCGCTCAGCGCATCTCCAAAGAAGTAAAAGATGGCTATTACGTCAACCTTGGAATCGGTATTCCGACTTTGGTTGCCAACTTCGTCTCTCACGATCTTTCGGTGGAATTTCAAAGTGAAAATGGCGTCCTCGGAATGGGACCTTTTCCTTTCGAAGGTGATGAAGATCCCGACTTAATTAATGCTGGAAAACAAACCATCACCACACTTCCCGGAGCTTCATTCTTTGATTCTGCTTTCAGTTTCGGAATGATTAGAAGCAAAAAAGTTGATTTGACAATTCTTGGAGCCATGGAAGTTTCCCAAAACGGCGATATTGCCAACTGGAAAATTCCCGGTAAAATGGTCAAGGGAATGGGTGGAGCAATGGATTTAGTAGCTTCTGCAGAAAATATTATCGTTGCAATGATGCACGTTAATAAAGCTGGAGAAAGCAAAATCTTGAAAAAGTGTACACTTCCATTAACGGGAGTTGGTTGTGTGAAAAAAGTAGTGACCGAAATGGCAGTATTAGAAGTTACACCAAACGGTTTCAAGCTTTTAGAAAGAGCGCCCGGAGTTTCAGTAGAAGATATTATAAAATCTACCGAAGCCGACTTAATCATTGACGGAGAAATTCCTGAAATGCAATTTTAA
- a CDS encoding helix-turn-helix domain-containing protein, translating to MNKKQQVILPKFTQLLDEMGENIKLARKRRKLTAIQVAERAGIARSTLYLIEKGDSGVSMGAYFNVLRVLGLQNDFLKLAADDEFGRKLQDLDLLK from the coding sequence ATGAATAAAAAGCAACAGGTAATCCTTCCTAAATTCACTCAGTTACTTGACGAAATGGGAGAAAATATAAAACTTGCCCGAAAGCGAAGAAAACTAACTGCGATTCAAGTGGCGGAAAGGGCAGGTATTGCTCGGTCAACATTGTATTTAATAGAGAAAGGGGATTCGGGTGTTTCTATGGGAGCCTATTTTAATGTTTTAAGAGTTTTAGGATTGCAAAATGATTTTCTGAAATTGGCTGCAGATGATGAGTTTGGCAGGAAACTTCAGGATTTGGATTTGCTTAAATAA
- the holA gene encoding DNA polymerase III subunit delta gives MKELDLILKNIKNKELLPIYFFHGEEPFFMDVALKSFENDVLEEDEKAFNQTVVYGKDTTFSEVLSLARQFPMMGDKQVIIVKEAQDITLTEPESTALKLYAENPVESTILIIAYKYKKVDARKAFTKILTTKKMIFLSEKVKDYNVPKWIENEIRTLKIQAKPNIPTLLAEYLGTDLSRISNELLKLKMILKDGEVLDEKIIETNIGISKDFNVFELIKALGKKDEINAFKIAHFIGKSPKANPFVMTTGNLYNFFSNLIIFHTMAGQSPQNQASTMGINPYFLKDFAEAARFYNLKNCTRAISILREIDLKSKGLGAINMTDSELLKEMVYKILHIDQYKVKL, from the coding sequence ATGAAAGAATTAGATTTAATCCTCAAAAATATTAAAAATAAAGAGCTTTTGCCGATTTATTTTTTCCACGGCGAAGAACCCTTTTTTATGGATGTTGCTTTGAAGTCCTTTGAAAACGATGTTTTGGAGGAAGATGAAAAGGCATTTAATCAAACCGTTGTTTACGGAAAAGACACCACGTTTTCAGAAGTGCTTTCATTAGCACGACAATTCCCGATGATGGGCGACAAGCAAGTAATCATAGTGAAAGAAGCACAGGATATTACGCTTACCGAACCTGAAAGTACCGCCTTAAAACTCTACGCAGAAAATCCTGTAGAATCCACGATTTTAATCATCGCTTACAAATACAAAAAAGTCGATGCGAGGAAAGCTTTTACCAAAATTCTGACCACCAAAAAAATGATTTTTTTGAGTGAGAAAGTGAAGGATTACAATGTGCCAAAATGGATTGAAAACGAGATCAGAACTTTAAAAATTCAAGCCAAACCTAATATCCCAACATTGCTTGCAGAGTATTTAGGAACGGACTTATCAAGGATTTCAAATGAGTTGTTGAAACTCAAAATGATTCTGAAAGACGGCGAAGTTCTGGATGAAAAAATCATTGAAACCAATATCGGAATCAGTAAAGATTTCAACGTTTTCGAACTCATCAAAGCACTCGGAAAAAAGGACGAAATCAACGCTTTCAAAATCGCACACTTTATCGGAAAATCGCCAAAAGCAAACCCATTTGTGATGACAACCGGGAATTTGTACAACTTCTTTTCCAACCTGATTATCTTCCATACCATGGCCGGACAGTCGCCACAAAATCAAGCTTCAACGATGGGGATTAATCCTTATTTCTTAAAAGATTTTGCCGAAGCTGCACGGTTTTATAACCTCAAAAATTGTACGCGAGCCATTTCCATTTTACGGGAAATCGACCTCAAAAGCAAAGGGTTAGGCGCCATCAATATGACCGACAGCGAACTTCTGAAAGAAATGGTTTACAAAATTTTACACATCGACCAATACAAAGTGAAACTATAA
- a CDS encoding site-specific integrase produces the protein MQTYSLLFYAKKTKSNPNFSAIYLRITVDGKRKELSTGKTIKSTDWNSNSGQFSGRSSHAKSFNSFLESLRTKMFESYNYLLNNRKVITAESLRNRFMGIDERTVTLVEAFTDHNNQIKELIGRGFAHGTWERYETSLRHTQQFMKWKYNISDIDVREINPAFVSDYEFFLRTVRNCANNSAVKYVKNFQKIINICLDNEWMVKNPFSNYKSKIIVTDVRFLTEDELESIKNKVFSTERLNIVRDIFLFCCFTGLAYSDVKKLAHDNISISANNEKWIKIKRTKTKVEASIPLLPIASEILERYKTNGKCVNDEKVLPVLSNQKMNEYLKEIATLCGLDFDISFHTARHTFATTVTLNNGVPLETVSKMLGHSNVQMTQHYAKIQDRKIGDDMKLLKKVLTKKTKIKEIK, from the coding sequence ATGCAAACTTACAGTTTACTGTTCTATGCCAAAAAAACGAAAAGTAATCCTAATTTTTCGGCCATTTATTTACGAATTACAGTGGATGGAAAAAGAAAGGAACTCTCCACAGGGAAAACGATCAAATCAACTGACTGGAATTCCAATTCAGGACAATTCTCTGGGCGCTCTTCCCATGCAAAATCTTTTAATTCATTTCTAGAAAGTCTGAGAACAAAAATGTTCGAATCTTATAATTACCTTTTAAATAATCGGAAAGTGATCACCGCTGAAAGTTTGAGAAATCGATTTATGGGTATTGATGAACGAACAGTCACTTTGGTAGAAGCATTTACAGATCATAATAATCAAATAAAAGAACTTATAGGAAGAGGATTTGCTCATGGAACTTGGGAAAGATATGAAACTTCTCTAAGGCATACTCAACAATTTATGAAGTGGAAATATAATATTTCAGATATTGATGTGCGAGAGATTAATCCTGCATTTGTTTCAGATTATGAATTCTTTTTGAGAACGGTACGCAATTGCGCAAATAATTCTGCCGTAAAATACGTCAAGAATTTTCAGAAAATAATTAATATCTGTTTAGATAATGAATGGATGGTCAAGAATCCTTTTTCGAATTATAAATCCAAAATTATTGTTACTGATGTGCGTTTTCTAACAGAAGACGAGTTAGAGAGTATAAAAAATAAAGTATTCAGTACTGAAAGATTAAACATCGTTCGCGATATATTTTTATTTTGCTGCTTTACGGGATTGGCATATTCAGACGTTAAAAAGTTAGCACATGATAATATATCAATCAGTGCAAATAACGAGAAATGGATTAAGATCAAAAGAACAAAAACAAAGGTTGAGGCAAGTATTCCACTTCTTCCAATTGCTAGCGAAATTTTAGAGCGTTATAAGACCAACGGAAAGTGTGTGAATGATGAAAAGGTTTTACCTGTTTTAAGTAATCAAAAGATGAATGAGTATTTAAAAGAGATTGCCACTTTATGCGGATTGGACTTTGATATCAGTTTTCATACCGCCAGACATACTTTTGCAACCACAGTCACTCTAAATAATGGGGTGCCCCTTGAAACTGTAAGTAAAATGTTAGGACACTCTAATGTTCAAATGACGCAACATTATGCTAAAATTCAAGATCGAAAAATTGGAGATGATATGAAATTACTTAAAAAGGTATTAACTAAAAAGACAAAAATAAAGGAAATTAAATAA
- the crcB gene encoding fluoride efflux transporter CrcB, producing MRNLFYIFIGGGLGSVLRFLVSNYTQRLWNVNSFPMGTFVVNIIGCFLIGIITSYFIKVDNYLKYLLISGFCGGFTTFSTFSAESYSLWQSGDYPILIFYILLSVMVGLSAVYLGLQMVRN from the coding sequence TTGAGGAACTTATTTTACATATTCATAGGAGGAGGATTAGGAAGTGTTTTACGCTTTCTGGTTTCCAACTATACCCAGAGGTTATGGAATGTTAATTCATTCCCTATGGGGACATTTGTGGTGAATATCATCGGCTGTTTTTTGATTGGAATAATTACTTCCTATTTCATCAAAGTTGATAATTATCTGAAGTATCTATTGATTTCCGGATTTTGCGGAGGCTTTACCACCTTCTCTACTTTTTCTGCGGAAAGCTATTCTTTATGGCAAAGTGGTGACTATCCGATATTGATATTTTACATCTTATTGAGTGTGATGGTGGGGTTATCCGCTGTTTACCTCGGATTACAAATGGTTAGAAATTAA
- a CDS encoding type II toxin-antitoxin system HipA family toxin — translation MKQGKFDIYVFADWKGMPEHQLIGVLSAHYGKGKKAFSFEYDQHWLDTEGQWLIDPDIQFFSGAQFPNSKENFGVFLDSMPDTWGRTLMKRKAAQQAREKGEKAQMLYDIDYLLGVYDKTRMGALRFKTSLDGLFLDDDHNNSTPPWSSIRELQAAAKNLEDDENANVKKWLAILMAPGSSLGGARPKANVEDENGDLWIAKFPSKNDTIDKGAWEFLAYHLALNCGVEMAECKIEKIAGKYHTFFTKRFDREGSQRIHFASAMTMTGNNEESLRFSTASYLDIAEFIMNFGANVNEKLLQLWRRIVFNICISNTDDHLRNHGFILTDKGWVLSPAYDLNPSVEKDGLALNIDMDDNALNFELAKSVGVYFRINETEMNAIIFEVKNAVSKWRSIASEIGISRGEQELMQHAFRY, via the coding sequence ATGAAACAAGGAAAATTTGATATTTATGTATTTGCTGACTGGAAGGGAATGCCGGAGCATCAATTAATCGGTGTTTTGTCGGCACATTATGGAAAAGGTAAAAAGGCCTTTAGTTTCGAATATGATCAACATTGGTTAGATACAGAAGGTCAATGGTTGATCGATCCGGATATTCAGTTTTTTTCAGGTGCGCAATTTCCAAATAGTAAAGAAAACTTTGGCGTCTTTTTAGATAGCATGCCCGATACTTGGGGACGCACTTTAATGAAAAGGAAAGCCGCCCAACAAGCAAGAGAGAAAGGCGAAAAAGCACAAATGCTTTATGATATTGATTATTTGCTAGGCGTTTATGACAAAACAAGAATGGGTGCATTGAGGTTTAAAACTTCTTTAGACGGTTTATTTCTTGATGATGACCATAATAATTCAACACCGCCTTGGTCGTCTATTCGGGAACTGCAAGCCGCTGCGAAAAATCTTGAAGATGATGAAAATGCAAATGTCAAAAAATGGTTAGCGATTCTAATGGCTCCGGGGTCTTCATTAGGTGGAGCAAGACCAAAAGCCAATGTTGAGGATGAAAACGGTGATTTATGGATTGCTAAGTTTCCTTCTAAAAATGATACGATTGATAAAGGAGCGTGGGAATTTTTAGCATACCACTTAGCTTTGAATTGTGGCGTTGAAATGGCTGAATGCAAAATCGAAAAAATTGCAGGAAAATACCATACTTTTTTTACGAAAAGATTTGATAGAGAGGGCAGTCAAAGAATTCACTTTGCTTCTGCAATGACGATGACTGGGAATAATGAAGAGTCTTTAAGGTTTTCAACAGCGAGTTATCTAGATATTGCAGAATTTATAATGAATTTTGGTGCTAATGTCAATGAAAAACTCCTGCAACTATGGCGAAGAATAGTTTTTAATATTTGCATTTCCAATACAGATGACCACTTACGAAACCATGGTTTTATTTTAACAGATAAAGGATGGGTTTTATCTCCGGCATATGACTTAAATCCTTCTGTTGAAAAAGACGGATTAGCCCTAAATATCGATATGGACGACAATGCACTGAATTTCGAACTGGCAAAAAGTGTGGGTGTCTATTTTAGGATCAATGAAACCGAAATGAATGCAATCATTTTTGAAGTTAAAAATGCAGTAAGCAAGTGGAGAAGTATCGCTTCAGAAATCGGAATTTCACGGGGAGAACAGGAGTTGATGCAGCATGCTTTTCGATATTAG
- a CDS encoding cupin domain-containing protein: protein MSKYKIQKSPFIVPTTDGKLIEEIWGNSTGHPNISIAHMVAPPNWSEPFQTPEFDEFTYIIKGKKQFEIDGEIVVLETGQSIIIEKGARVRYSNPFENPCDYLAICLPAFSMDLVNRQEL from the coding sequence ATGTCAAAATATAAAATTCAAAAATCACCTTTTATCGTTCCGACAACTGACGGAAAACTCATTGAAGAAATCTGGGGGAACTCGACCGGACATCCAAATATTTCAATTGCACACATGGTGGCACCACCAAACTGGAGCGAACCTTTTCAAACTCCTGAATTTGATGAATTCACTTATATTATTAAAGGAAAAAAACAATTTGAAATTGACGGTGAAATCGTCGTTCTAGAAACCGGACAAAGTATCATTATCGAAAAAGGAGCGCGCGTTCGGTATAGTAATCCGTTTGAAAATCCTTGCGATTATTTAGCAATTTGCTTGCCTGCATTTTCTATGGATTTGGTAAATCGGCAAGAACTTTAA
- a CDS encoding HAD family hydrolase has product MKIKNIIFDFGGVVMDWDPRYFFKDHFKDDEKMEHFLKNIVTDEWNAEQDRGRTLAEGTEIQVAKHPEWEKEIRAYYDNWTTMLKSDIPHNVAVLRKLEHSKHDLFGLTNWSAETFPYAFENYDFFKIFNDKIVVSGTEKLIKPDPTIWQVLLDRYKIKAEESVFIDDNAKNIEVAKSLGFICVHIKQHTDLDKELRQLGVSF; this is encoded by the coding sequence ATGAAGATTAAAAATATTATTTTCGATTTCGGTGGCGTGGTGATGGATTGGGATCCCCGTTATTTTTTCAAGGATCATTTTAAGGATGATGAAAAGATGGAACATTTCCTAAAAAACATCGTTACCGATGAATGGAATGCAGAACAAGATCGCGGAAGAACTTTAGCAGAGGGAACAGAAATTCAGGTGGCAAAACATCCGGAATGGGAAAAGGAAATCCGCGCTTATTACGATAATTGGACGACAATGTTAAAGTCAGATATTCCTCATAACGTAGCGGTTTTGCGAAAACTGGAACATTCGAAACATGACCTTTTCGGCTTAACAAACTGGTCGGCAGAAACTTTTCCTTATGCTTTTGAAAACTACGATTTCTTTAAAATATTTAATGATAAAATTGTGGTTTCGGGTACAGAAAAATTGATTAAACCCGATCCAACCATTTGGCAAGTTTTACTTGACCGTTATAAAATTAAAGCTGAAGAATCTGTTTTCATTGATGATAACGCCAAGAATATTGAAGTCGCTAAAAGTTTAGGATTTATCTGTGTTCACATCAAACAGCATACAGATTTAGATAAGGAATTAAGACAATTGGGAGTAAGCTTTTAA
- the trxB gene encoding thioredoxin-disulfide reductase, which translates to MEDNILDCVIVGSGPSGFTAAIYAARADLKPELYTGLEPGGQLTTTTEVDNFPGYPNGITGPEMMMDLQKQAERFETKVHYEMITKAEFSKEVGGIHKLWAGNKEILAKSVIISTGATAKYLGLDDEKKYSGGGVSACATCDGFFYRGKDVVVVGAGDTAAEEATYLAKLCNKVTMLVRKDHFRASKAMIHRVSNTANIEVLFNHELTGIEGENSLVERAVVINNQTQETAKIDVHGVFIAIGHKPNTEVFKGQINLDENGYINTIPGSTKTNLPGVFAAGDVQDSHYRQAITAAGSGCMAAMDAEKYLGELV; encoded by the coding sequence ATGGAAGACAATATTTTAGACTGCGTGATCGTAGGTTCCGGGCCATCCGGTTTTACAGCTGCAATTTATGCGGCCAGAGCCGACTTAAAACCTGAATTATACACAGGTCTTGAACCAGGTGGACAATTAACCACTACGACCGAAGTCGATAATTTCCCTGGATACCCGAACGGAATTACCGGTCCGGAAATGATGATGGATTTGCAAAAGCAAGCAGAAAGATTCGAAACAAAAGTTCATTACGAAATGATCACCAAAGCTGAGTTCTCTAAAGAAGTGGGTGGAATTCACAAACTTTGGGCAGGAAACAAAGAAATTTTGGCAAAATCAGTGATTATCTCAACCGGAGCAACTGCAAAATATTTGGGACTTGATGACGAAAAAAAATATTCTGGCGGAGGAGTTTCAGCTTGTGCTACATGTGACGGATTTTTCTACCGAGGAAAAGATGTTGTTGTAGTAGGAGCGGGAGATACGGCTGCAGAAGAAGCTACTTATCTGGCGAAATTGTGTAACAAAGTAACCATGTTGGTGAGAAAAGACCATTTCCGTGCTTCAAAAGCGATGATTCACCGTGTAAGTAATACAGCTAATATCGAAGTATTATTCAACCATGAACTTACTGGCATCGAAGGTGAAAATTCATTAGTAGAGAGAGCGGTGGTAATTAATAATCAAACTCAGGAAACGGCAAAAATCGATGTTCATGGAGTTTTTATCGCGATTGGTCACAAGCCAAATACTGAAGTATTTAAAGGTCAAATCAATTTAGACGAGAACGGATATATCAATACAATTCCAGGATCAACCAAAACGAATTTACCAGGAGTTTTCGCAGCAGGAGATGTGCAAGATAGTCATTACAGACAAGCGATTACCGCTGCGGGAAGTGGTTGTATGGCAGCAATGGATGCTGAGAAATATTTAGGCGAATTAGTGTAA
- a CDS encoding type I restriction enzyme HsdR N-terminal domain-containing protein translates to MELPKLNFNEDFDFQIKRDKDKFFIYDLVRKSWLLLTPEEWVRQHWVHYFHLTKGRNLSSLILEKKLVLNGTTKRIDLLVTEKTVAKILIECKAPEIKLTEKTFEQAARYNSVLDAEEIILSNGLQHIYAKFIDGKYEFYKGEF, encoded by the coding sequence ATGGAACTTCCGAAACTGAATTTTAATGAGGATTTTGACTTTCAAATCAAGAGAGACAAAGATAAGTTTTTTATTTATGATTTGGTTCGCAAGTCGTGGTTGCTGCTCACGCCCGAAGAATGGGTGCGACAACATTGGGTGCATTATTTTCACCTGACTAAAGGTCGGAATCTATCTTCTTTAATTCTAGAAAAAAAGTTGGTTTTAAACGGAACTACGAAGAGAATTGACTTGCTTGTCACCGAAAAAACAGTTGCTAAAATTCTGATCGAATGTAAAGCTCCTGAAATTAAACTTACTGAAAAAACCTTTGAACAAGCCGCAAGATATAATTCAGTTTTAGATGCGGAGGAAATTATCCTGAGTAATGGTTTGCAGCATATTTACGCGAAGTTTATTGATGGAAAATATGAGTTTTATAAAGGTGAATTTTAA
- a CDS encoding Na+/H+ antiporter NhaC family protein — translation MTKTNGSFTSIIPLLIFVFVFLGAGIYNQDFYALPSPVAALIGIVFAFILLKGKVNKKIDTFLKGCGDGKILTMCIIYLLAGAFATVSKATGSVDTIVNLGLNYISAAYFPVGIFVIASFLSFASGTSVGSIVTLGPIVIELAEKSGSPLGLIGAALLSGAIFGDNLSVISDTTIAATQSLGCAMKDKFRVNFKLALPAAIIAIIILVAIGFNQETTSVIMEQKNFNFMLILPYLLVITLSIIGINVFVVLFSGLLFAGLLGMGYGTFGVMDFAKNTYEGFTSMTEIFLLSLLTGGLAALVEKAGGINFLLRNINKIINSQKTALLGIGGLVSVANFCVANNTIAILISGKVSKEITDKYDLKPQESASVLDIFACYVQGIIPYGAQILLLISLSNFKMSYTDLVLNSFYLHLLLVITLGSIIFRNTKKFTLNKSTI, via the coding sequence ATGACTAAAACGAACGGCTCCTTTACTTCCATAATTCCCTTATTGATCTTTGTATTTGTTTTTTTGGGAGCAGGTATTTACAATCAGGATTTTTACGCTTTGCCCTCTCCTGTCGCAGCTTTAATTGGAATTGTTTTCGCATTTATTTTACTCAAAGGCAAAGTGAACAAGAAAATAGATACTTTTCTAAAAGGATGTGGCGATGGTAAAATATTGACCATGTGCATCATTTATCTTTTGGCCGGCGCTTTTGCCACCGTTTCAAAAGCCACCGGAAGTGTGGATACCATTGTCAATTTAGGTTTAAATTATATTTCGGCAGCCTATTTTCCAGTTGGGATTTTTGTGATTGCTTCCTTTCTCTCTTTCGCTTCTGGAACGTCGGTGGGTTCTATTGTTACCTTAGGACCGATTGTTATTGAACTGGCAGAAAAAAGCGGTTCGCCACTTGGACTAATTGGTGCAGCTTTGCTTTCGGGAGCGATTTTTGGAGATAATCTTTCCGTAATTTCCGATACGACGATCGCAGCCACTCAAAGTTTGGGTTGTGCCATGAAAGATAAATTTAGAGTCAATTTTAAACTCGCTTTACCGGCAGCTATAATTGCCATTATTATTTTAGTCGCTATCGGATTTAATCAGGAAACAACGTCCGTTATCATGGAACAAAAGAATTTTAATTTCATGCTGATCCTTCCCTATTTATTAGTTATTACACTTTCTATCATCGGTATTAATGTTTTTGTAGTCCTCTTTTCAGGATTGCTTTTCGCCGGACTTTTAGGAATGGGTTATGGAACTTTTGGGGTAATGGATTTTGCAAAAAATACTTATGAAGGTTTTACAAGTATGACCGAAATCTTTCTACTTTCCCTTCTCACAGGTGGTTTAGCAGCCTTGGTTGAAAAAGCGGGCGGAATTAATTTCCTCTTAAGAAATATCAACAAAATTATCAATTCACAGAAAACTGCTTTATTGGGAATTGGCGGTTTAGTAAGTGTCGCTAATTTCTGTGTGGCCAACAATACGATCGCTATTTTAATTTCTGGAAAAGTCTCGAAAGAAATTACGGATAAGTACGATTTAAAACCTCAAGAAAGCGCTTCTGTACTTGATATATTTGCCTGTTATGTACAAGGTATTATTCCATATGGTGCACAGATTTTGCTTCTGATTTCTTTGAGTAATTTTAAAATGAGCTATACTGATTTGGTATTGAATTCCTTTTATTTGCATCTTCTTTTGGTGATTACTTTGGGTTCAATTATATTTAGAAATACGAAAAAATTCACTCTTAATAAGTCAACAATTTAA
- a CDS encoding dienelactone hydrolase family protein, with translation MIHSLLLAGLFMASGTVFSQNLKKVSYKDGAQKLNGLVTSNAEKKLPGVLILPAWMGIDDEAKAAALGLEKQGYIAFIADIYGEGNIPTDYASAGKTAGYYKQNFESYQKRISLALDELKKSGANPAKIAIIGYCFGGSGALEAARANMPVVGVVSIHGGLGKDKARENGPLSAKILVEHPADDESVTAEDYSNLVKEMNAGNADWQIITYSHSKHTFTNPKSPDYNALMAKRAWDHTLMFLKEILK, from the coding sequence ATGATACATTCACTATTATTAGCAGGCTTATTTATGGCCTCAGGAACTGTTTTTAGTCAGAATCTTAAAAAGGTTTCTTATAAAGACGGCGCTCAAAAACTTAACGGATTGGTCACTTCCAATGCCGAAAAAAAGCTTCCGGGAGTTTTAATTTTACCAGCGTGGATGGGAATTGATGACGAAGCAAAAGCCGCCGCGCTCGGACTGGAAAAACAAGGTTACATTGCTTTTATCGCAGATATTTATGGGGAAGGAAATATTCCAACCGATTATGCTTCTGCCGGAAAAACGGCAGGTTATTACAAACAAAACTTTGAGTCTTATCAAAAACGAATTTCCTTAGCTTTAGATGAATTGAAAAAGAGCGGTGCAAATCCGGCTAAAATTGCAATTATCGGCTATTGCTTTGGAGGAAGCGGCGCCTTGGAAGCAGCCAGAGCAAATATGCCGGTTGTTGGAGTCGTCTCGATTCATGGTGGTTTAGGAAAAGATAAAGCGAGAGAAAACGGACCGCTTTCTGCAAAAATTTTAGTAGAACATCCAGCAGATGATGAAAGTGTTACTGCGGAGGATTACAGTAATTTGGTTAAGGAAATGAATGCCGGAAATGCAGATTGGCAGATTATCACGTATTCACATTCAAAACATACTTTTACGAATCCTAAGTCACCTGATTATAACGCGCTAATGGCGAAGAGAGCTTGGGATCATACCTTAATGTTTTTGAAAGAGATTTTGAAATAA